DNA sequence from the Grus americana isolate bGruAme1 chromosome Z, bGruAme1.mat, whole genome shotgun sequence genome:
aaaaacaccTCCCTGCTGAAGTTCGGGTACCATTTCACTCAGCAAGGTCCCCGGCTCCGTGCCTCCAATGCCATGATGAATAACAATGACCTAGGTGAGTTGGGCTGGCTGCAAGCCAGGGAGCATGGGAAGGTCTTTCCCTTTGCCTGTCGGCAATTCCTAGTGGTAGAAGGTCAGAACTGCTCACTTGAGGGCTCTGGTGGATGTGCTCGCATTAGAGACCACCTCTTGAAGGGTGTGGTGATGCATGCCCCTCAAGGAGGAAAGCAGCCCTCACTGACGTTCCCTAACGCAGCTGCTGTTGGCCAGGCAATGCGTTGTGCTCCAAACCTGGAGACACTGGGCAGCTAAAACGCCCAGAAGAGGCAGCGTTTTTGGCAGTAACAGTGGGTCTTGCCGGGAAGGAGTGAGAGCTAACGTGCTTCGATACGGTGCGTGATACAGCATATGGCACATGGGTTGTGAGCTGCCAGTGCTTGTGATTCCTGCCAACTGCTTGTCTTCCTCCAGCTTCATTCCCAGTTAACAAGGAGATGAAAAGTAGTAGAGTTGAATTCTGAAGGCAGTGGGACTTGGCCCATCCCCTTCAGCAAAACAAATTGGAAGTGTTTCTAGGGAGAGGTGGGAAGCCACATGGCTTTGAGTTATCTTTATACCCTCAATGAAGGGATCAGAAGTACTTGTGAAGCAAAATGTCGGCAAGGCTGCAAACTGCCATTTCAGCTGATGCATGTGGCAGAGGCTTTCCATTGCTTGGCTACAACCTGCTGTACAGCACTGGAAAGCAGTCCATCAGAGCAGTATTGAACACAGCCAACATACCAGCCACGCTGTACTCAACAGCTCCTAACTGCAGCGTGGTTACAAAGACAACAGCACCAAActttttcccagcagcagacGACGATATATCTGGGAGGAATAATCAAAAGTTTGCAGATTGCCCTCTTTGTACATTAGGCAGAACCCCTTCTCCGGGAGGATGGGGGTTTGCAAGGCTTGGACCGAGCCAGTGGCTGCCCTGACCTAGAGCTAGGCTGAACCCTGCTGCAAGCAGGATGTTGGGCTGGAGGCTCCCAGGGACAACTCCCACCGCCACTGGTGCTGCCAGACACATCTAGAAAGCAAGTCTAAAACAGGCAGGGTCTAACATATAAATGCCAGCCATCAAGCAATGATGGAAAACAGGAGCCACATATTGTAATCTGCATATGGTTCACCACAGACAGTGTCTTCTGTCCCTTCATGAATCAACTTCAGGtttaaaagccacagaaaaacagctttaagCGGCTGCGATATTTAGACAGATAATAAATAtgtggtgtttttaaaaataaataaaaaaaattaaatcaatctTGCCTCAGCCAGTACTGTGCTCCTAGGAAGCGCAGCCAAGCATAGAGGTATGTGCCAGTTCTTCAGCAACCACACAGAATACTCAGTGTTGCAGTTCACGATGTATTtgttctgcctgcagctgcattCCTGGTCACTAGAGCTGCACCAGGAAAGGGGTggtattttctgtcctttggaACAGAGCAAGGGTTTTAATGACCATGCAGCACCGGGCATACAAAGTAATCAGCTGGAAGATTTGGATCTAGTGTTTTAATTGTTCTGCTGTAAGGGGAGGAATTCACAACTTGCCTTCTATGTAACAGTTGTGCATTGTAGTTGTGCTCTTTGACCATTAAGATCTGCATTTTTGTCTGATTTGGTTGTTTGCAGCTCGTATTCATCGGTGTGATGGTCTCTGGCAATAGCATCTCAGCTCCACACCTGGACAATGTATAAGTATagcaaaacttttattttcctccctgtCAGCAACAGCTCTCTGCTTGTGCTCTAGTTCAGTGCTCTTGCGTACCATCACCTGATGCTACCAGAACTTGGTTTTGGTCCTACAGCTTCTGTTCTCTGAGATGCTCTATATGAACCAGCCATGAAGGCTTTTACATTCATCCTCATGAGCTAACCTCCGCATCCTCTTTatacctttttctccttttttctcgCACACATTTCTTAAAGGCATGAGTGTAGCTGTCAAGCTGTAAATCAACTTTAAGAGCAGATTTGAGGCTGCTTTGATGTTAGccatgatcagagggctggaggctAAAGGTTTAATGTAAGAAATAAgatagaattttaattttttttttttaatctgaaacagcaatttagaaaaactagcaaaggaaaaactgtgGCATCTGCCTCCTGCTGTCTTTACATTAGTCAGCATCAGATGATGCTTTGGCCAAAGTCAGATAACAAAGACAAACTATGTGAAATATAATTGACTATAGAATAAGGGAGGTAAGGCTGAAAGTGTCTTCTGGCCTTAAAAATTCATAGGGACAGAAACTTCCTCTTACCTTCCTTGATTTTTAATCTGCGTAaggctgtgcctgctgcttAGAGCAGGAATTCAGAAGCTGATGCTATCCTGTTTCCTTCCTGGCAGAAAGTACATCTCTCAACTCCTTTCCGCAGCAGGTAAGCCAAGCCTGCCATCCACATCTTCTGTTGCCATGACTGACTCctattcctcttctttttcagtgaGGAAGAGAAGACTTGCAGAGTTGAATGGGCCTATTTTTCCCAAGTGCAGAACTGGAGTGTAATTCCTGGTTATGGAGGTCATTCCCGGTGATCTGTGCTACACTGTGGAAATCTAAAGGCAATAAGTGCCTTGACAGAGTATTTGTGGTGCCTCGGTTCTGGTTTATGCACTAACAGTTTAAATTAACTAGTGGCTGTAGTTGAAGATTTTATGCAGTAGGACTGTTGATGTTTTCTGTAGAGTTGAAAACTATTCAAGCCAATTTTATTCAATCTCAGTTTAGACTACATCCCAGTGTAAAAGTGACTCTTAATTAACCTGGGACCTAATTTTTCTATAAACTTCCTGCACAGTGTTTCATACAGTTAGGATGTGGTATGCATGAGTGAAAGATACAACTGATCCACACAAAttataaaagtattaaaaaaatactttattttttttttcaaattgatcTCAAGTAACTATAGAGAAGCAACTAGTTTAACAAGCACTTCTACTACTTCTAAACATGGCTAATTTCAAGAATTGTGAATTACAATTTTTTACCATTTGCTGAGTCGATCAGTTGGAGATGCTGTTTCAAATGCATCCCTGtgtttcttagaaaaaaaattgaactccGCCCCCTGATTAAATGGAACGTAAGGCCACCAATTATAAAACAGAGTCTCAAAAATTGAGCTGTTTAGGATAGGTTAATATCCTTCTATCCTATGCATGTCTGAAGAAAACCATCACCCTTAGATATGTGATGCAAATCTTAACCCCATAGAGACAGCCAAACTAATGAGCAAACTGGAATCCTCTCTTCTAATCCCCACTCCCTTCAGTTTCCTAATGTTAAAAGCATATTTCCAGTGCATATCTGGATACAAGTCAAATTCTCTCTCTTCACTGTTCTGTCTAGCTGACCGTGTCcattaattaaattttcttctgctagggATTGTTTCTCCTGCTGCCGTCCCTACCATCTGCATAAATGCAACAATAAATGCTGTGCCCTAGAAAAGCTGTTAAGTGAAATCCCCCAACCCTGAAGTTACACTGCATACAGTCTGACAGCTTTTTGTCAGACAGCCTACCACCCATCATCTAGCCTGGGAGGAATTCCCCGCAGGTTTGCATAGCTCCCAGACATGCAGTGGACTGGACCCAGCACTATCCCATCCAAAACTCCCACTATTAACCTGGGAGGGATCCTGCTCAGCAGGAAGAGTCTCCTGGCAGAAGCATTGCCGTACTGAAGCCTTATTTTTGGACTGATGGCAACATCTCCTAGCAAATGTTCTCACTTGCTAGAAATCTGCCTGTTAAGAGGGAAGTTTTGCAGCCTTTTACACGAGTTCCAGTAAAAGTCTCACAGATTTCTTCAGAGCTTGTGTGCAAATACCACATATGATTTAGCTCTGACCAGTGAAGCAGAGAAACACTATACTTTCGGCAATGTGGGAAACATATTTGTTGCTCTTCAAATCTTAATAAATGTGCCAGTGGTGTCAAATAAAATGCTTCACTATAgcttcttccccccaccctgcaaGTTCCgtaaaaatgcaaagaacacagaagaaaaatacttgaaaagcaaatttttgaaaaacaagaagaaactaGCAGACAGCCTCTTTCTTCCATATGCACTGCAAAGACTTCAAAACAGTCAACTAAATCATCAAACCAAAGCCATACAGTTTCAGCTGAGCCATCCACTCAAAGTTGCATAGTACAGGCTCAGCTCTTCCATTGGCTTCAGAAGAACATAAATAGAGCTTATCCTGGGAAATCCTGATGGTGCTAAGAAACCTGGACATGCAAGGAGATGCATCTGCAGAGTGGGGAGCACTACCATGGATACtacaacagcattttttcctgaatgaaatagccctaaaaaaaccccaaaaaaccccacaaccaaaaaacagCAAGAACTTTGTCCTGTATTTCACTGTAGCAGCATCCAAATTAACCATGCAGCCCAAACGTGTATTAAACTGGCAGGATCACTCCAGGTTCCTCAGCTGATCCTTATCAAGCTGCTTTGCTGAAAGATGCACGTGAGAGCTGTGCAGCAAAGACAGGCTGTGCTGAGCAGCATTAGGCTTTGTGGTGAAAGGCATCAAGCTGTGCAGTGATGAAGCAACAAAACAGTAATATTTAGGTGCAAATGGATCACTATTTatcccagcagctctccaggaaaaggggaaaaagccaTCTGCTGATTGCAGTATCGGGCATTCACAGCCAATCCTGCTTAACTCTCACTTCTCCTGGAGCTAAACGTGCCTTCTCTCAGCCATTACCACCGAAGTGCCTGGATCCCAGCACACAGCATTTCACACGGCAAGTCCTTATTTGCATTAACCTGACAAAACTGATacagaagcaaggaaaagaagCTGCTCATGGGCTAACTTGCAAGAGGGAGGCTAAGgatgtctctctgcagtagAGGAAACTTGGCTTTATGTGCCTTCATCTGCACATCTcaaatccttctcctcccttGCCCTAGTGCAGGAAGGACCAGAAGAGGCCACACGGCTCCCCTCTGCCTTTGAGGTAGAATCTCCAGCTGCCAGGAGCACTCAGGAGAATTGTACCTTGTAGCCAGGTCTACCACGTGGCAGACAGCTAGCTAGGTTTCAGCACTTACCTCTGCAGAATTAAGCACCTCCAATGTACAGGTGAAGTGTATTtgtgcagtattttaaaaattacagtggAAGCACTAAGGGTTATTTATCATCATAGGAGCGTCAGaagtttatatataaaatatagttGTTGCCATTCTATGCTGATAAGTGATATAGAAACAGCTTTCCAAACAGATTACAGTGTTCCAGACTTGCTGACAGACTGAATTATAAAATTGTATTCTTTTTAGCCTAATACATGAAGAAAATAGCATAATATGCAAGTTGGGACACTCCCATCAGTGCTCTAGACCAGGCCTGCAAGTAGAGCTTGCATGTTTTTCCACAAATATTCCAGTCCTCAAAAACACAGAGGTTAACTGGCCAGCAAAGCTTGGGAGGCAAAATGCCAGAGTACCATAGGTACTGCTTAGATTTCTGCTGAAGATGTCCACTGAAGGGAATTTTGCAATTTCTTCTCCAGTATGCATTGTGCACAGATTTACTATTAAATACCATCCTAGAAAGATTCCAAAAGGAGACATTCATAAGTTTCAAAGTTTTGCTTCATGAAAGGAATGGTCATAAAGACAGTTGCTGAACCATTGATTTCACAGTAGCAATACTGGAAGTAAGAAGAAATGCTTGCCATGGCTTTAATGGCACAAATGCCCATGTTGTTAAGTTGCTAGTCAAGCCAACAATGAGGCCTTGCTGAATTTATAGCACTGGGGGAGAAAGTTACAATCTATATGAAAGTAACATTGCCCTAACTGTCACTAAGCAACTGCAGAAACCTGAGTAaactgttttcctgcttttaaaagtagtttccagtaaaaaaccccaacaaaccaggaagttattttgatttcttaatGACTAACTATTCAGTACCAAGAATGATAGTAagtttcaaagacatttttccgTCAAGACACATCTTCTACACTATTAATAAAACCTTTCTGTACATTCTACAGCATCAGGCACACAAAGCAGCAAGCGGAAAAGTATTTTGAGCTCACATGCTGTGGAAGCCTTCAAATTCAATTTCTCCACTAATAGGAGCTGGAAATCGCATCAACATCtcacagcttttgaaaaactCAACCCATGTTTACAAAGCACAAATGCTCCCCAAATCGTGGATAAAGGATCTTGCAATCTCCTTACAGATGTTGTTGACATTTATGCACACGTGTCAGCATCACTATCACTTCCAGTGCCATTATGCTGTTATTTTGACAGTCTCTGTGCTCCCCTCTCTGTGCGTCTCAATTTCATCATGCTTcaagctgaaattttttttctagtgcaaGCAGAACTGAGCCTTGGATATTTCCTGTCCTGACAAGTTGAGGGAAACAACAGTTCCCACAGAGACAGAGCATTGGAATGAGGATTACTTCTGCCGTTCATCCTACAGGTCACACACAACAAGTATTGCTGGGCAGACAGTATCTGTGGGCATTTGCTTGTTACAAGAGGGGTCCTTACGCTGCCTTCAGCCAGTTTTACACCAGAGTCAAGTCAGGCTTCAGGTAACTACTCCTTCTCAGTAGGTATAAAGCAAGAGATGCAGGCAAATGGCATGTACATGGAAAATACCTTCCACTCTAATCCAGTCACATACCCACACCCAACTGATATATCTGCTCTTTTCACACCCTAGCACTAGTTATTGAAGCAAACGCATGATCATGGAGAGGTTGGACAGATCCATCTCcatgcaagaagaaaagaatgaatttttctTATATCCCTTCAGTCTCTTTTGAATTGTGAGCAGCTGTGTCCCATCGCACATACTCTGCTCCAAAATCCCCAAGGTAGACGCCACGCTACAAGACTGTACCCACGGAGAGGAATCCTGTAGTGCTGGTGATGGGTTGGGCACTCTGGTAATTTACGGCCAAGTAATGGATGGTTTTCAGGGCATACTCTAGGCCTAAAGGCAGCATATGAACAAGACTTTCCAAGCCAACACGTTTTCCTGATTTCCAAACCTAACTGAATAACAGATAGGGATCTGGTTGCAGAAGCCCTTTGCATTAGCACGTGTCAGATTAGCTAATGAAACAGCTTAATCTTTTCCTGCATCCAGCATCCTTTGCGAGACACGTTCAATAGGTACCCTTGGCCGTCTCCTTGTACATTCACATTCCTCCTTAAGTGTCTGTCCTGAAGCCCTTGAAGTCACCTTGAGCTCTTTCTCTTGACAAACAGGACAGCAAGCTGTAAGACCTTTGTTGCAACAACTTGGACATGTCAGGACAAGCTGCCGGCAATGCTGGCTGGAACAAAGTTTATACTGGTCCCACAGTGTCCCACAGTATCTGcatgctggagggaggaggaaaagaaacagttaaCACCCACTTACCCCATCTCTTCCCTTGCAGAGGGTTCTCTGTGGCACCAGATGGCTGCAATCTTTCATTTAAGTGGCTATCTATAGtctttcaggtttttaattCCTGCTTTAGTTGATCTTCTAGAACCTAGttcatttttaaacttctgaTTTTGATGTAAAAAATACTTAGGACAGTTGTGTCTCAGGACAAAGAGAAAGTGTTCGCTAGTGCTTCCTCTAGTTCCGATCAGACAGATTTAAAGATTCTTGCTGcccagagaagaagaaagatatGCTGGTGGTAATTAAGCCATTATGCAGGAATGCTGCATGCTGGGGAATAGGGTGCCATGGGACTTCCTTTCACCTAAAGGCTTGTGCAGATTGGATGGCATGTCATTTGCAGTCCTGGTAGAGTCCTTCCACATCATCAGACAGGTTTTAACCCTTTAACTGAAAGCTACAGCCCAGGTCAGCTGTAGCATCAAGAAGGTGCCCACCCCAGCACTTCCCCTTGAAACTTCAGTAGGGATGGCTGTGATGTATCCAGAGTGTGTTCTGTTTCTACACCAAGCCAGGCACCTTCAAGATGCATACAGTAATTGCAAAGGAGGAATGGGAGTTTATGCTCAAAAAGTTACCCactcagagaaaaaacagcacTGCTTCCTAAAAAAGGCTAGAGCCAAATTCCATCTATTTGTACCTGGCAactgagaagaagaaaacaggtatTTCATTTGCAGTATCTGAAGAGCAACCCCAGCCAGAAGACCAGGCAATGTTCTTAACAACTTTACCTAGAAGTCACTGAAATTCTACAGGCTACAGAAACTTTTAAAGCATGAAAATAACAAAGTGCAATAGAGCTTAGTGCCACCACtctcccagtgcctggcagtcTGTGCTGATGTTCTGTGAGGTCACTGGAGCAGAGAACTGCTGACAGCAGAACTATTTAATGCTTCGGTCACTTGGCTAACCACAGTCTGATCAGCACTCTGGGCAACAAGCGGGTAACAACAGCAGTAGTGCTTGACATACATCTCCATAGCTGCAGATGGCTCATAACAGAATCTGTTCTGCAGGGCATGCTTCCTTTTGCTGCCCCAGTTTTAAGGAACTCTGTTTAGTGAGCcccttttctctcatttctgttttatgTGTTGAAGCCATAGAGTTGATCATCATCATGAAAAGTGATGGCACTAAAAGATCAAAGCGAGTATGAGGAAGAACTACACAGACCGGTCTGGCTGCCCCTAACCTGCACATCTCTGTGGAAATGATTGCAATACCTTCCCAGCCTTCTGCACTTGCATTATCTAGTCCTACCTGAGATGATATCTTCATTGGAACAAATGGCGTAACGATCATCAAACACAAACAGCTTCCCCCTGTAGAATCCATCTGGAAACTCTTCCAGGTACTTGTGAATTCCACCTTTTAGCTGGTAAACCTCTCTGCACACTGCCTGTTTAAAGCATATTagcagaaaagctgaaggagaCAGCAGTAGTAATGGGATGCCAGAGTTCCCAAAGCAAATGTAAATGTCAGGGGTCAAcgaaaagcagcagcttctcagtGACCATCAGGTGGCACCATGTGCCCTCACAACTCCAGGCAGTGCCGGGGATTACTGGGCAGCTCCACAATGCTGGCTTGTTGACATGAACCCAAATACGCATTTAatatttcagtcaaaaaaaaaaggctggtaACCTCCTCAGCTGAGGGAGGTTTGCTGCATCACAGATCAAACGCTTTTGAACCTCTCCGAaccactgctttttctgtttttatgtaGTGAGCTGTTAGCAGGAGCAGAATGTCTCGGGGTTCACATTggtgcagcagaggaaaaaaaaaaatcaaggtttgAATCTCTGGACAACATACATGTGTGCTGTTCCCTTGCTCCTTGAGGGAAGGATCCAGGAGAAGAGTGGGATGGGAAGCACAATTAGAACAATGCAGTGTGCTGGATTTAATTCCACAACACTGGGAAAGCACTGACTGGCTGATTTTCACCACTCTGAGATGCTCAAGCTGTGCAGTAATGACCACAGAGCATAACCTAGACAGAGCTTGTTGAAACACCACAGAATGCTCTCAAGCCCTCCTAAAACACCACTACGACAGGGCAGACttacaaatctctcttctcAGCAAATGCgttatataattattttcagagtGTCACTGCTGTGACACTAGTCCATGCAGATCACCCTGAGCTGCATTAAACTACCCACGTCCTTGACAGACAGCACAAAGCAAGTGTGCGTCAGAGACATTCATCTCCCCAACTGCTCGTTGAACAATTTGTGCTCAGTAAGAACTTACcagcaaaaggaaagacagCTGCCCTTAAAGCAGTCTCAACTCCCCAACACTTGTGCCCTCAGAAGGACATCTCACCTTGCTCCGTAGGTAAGCAGAGCCTCTTTCACAACGAATCCCTCCTGTACAGTACATCAGGACACGCTTGTCTTTAAAAAGCTCCAGATTTTCATCTATGTAGCTGGGAAAATAGCTGAACTTCCTGATATCTGGAGCCAGACAGCCCTGGAAATGTCCCTGCAATAACAGACGGCCATGTGACTGGTTACAAGCAGTCTTACATGGTAGAGGTCTGTGTCTTGAACTAGAGGAAGTAACAAACCTTTGGGCCACAACACTCATCTCACTGCAGCTACATTTATGCATCAAAATGCCTGTTAAAATCTGTAAGTGGATTCTGGACACAAATCTCTCCTCATACAAACATAAAAGAGGGAGCTAAGCAGAACAGAATTGTCAGAGAGAGGATGAGCCACAACAGTGCCCGAGGGCTGGTGGGTGTGACAGCAGGATGCCCCTATTCTTTTTGATATATGGGACAAggtaaaaatgctgaaaaacatcCTTACAAATTACACTACTTTTACTTCAAGCTGCGTGGTATTCACTACTAACGTTGTATGGATCACTTTGTCTTCTTCCTGCCCCAAGCTGTGTAAGTATTCAGCCAGGCAGGCTCCATGCTGAGTCGCTGAGCAGGTCCTCTGCTGCTTGTGTCTAATGTTCATTACTATACTGAACTTTGTACATAATACAGTCAATCTGGAATATGGAATCTCTTCTTCCAGTGAAGTTACACCCCCACAATGTGAAATGCTTCCCCCCAGCACCTGTAACACTGCAAGAAGCAGGTAAACAACACTTACTATTTTACTTTCATAGAAGTTCCTACAGTCCAGCAAGATGGTATTGCTTTGTCCTTGATTGGCCTGAGACAAATACTGTTCTACTTCTCTATGAAATTCCTGAGGGGATAAATGGATTcctttaacaacaacaacaaaaaaaaaagaaaaaaaaaagaaaaagaaaaaaagaaaaagaaagaaaaaagggaaaaaaagaaaaaaaaaagaagtaagaaGCAGAACTACAAAATAATGTTACTCGTGATCTCATTGATCCAGATTCTCCTCAGATTTCCAACCAAAAATTTTCTGTGATGGTTCACAGACTTTTCATCCCAATTAAATCAGCCAAGTTTATCCATGTTTGGCTTCCTATtggcaaatgaaagaaaacacaacactgTTCCACATGACGGAAGCAGCAGTAGACAGGCGCCTGTCTGTATGATCTTTGTTATGTCCCCCGGCAACTCATGCAGTTgtaaaagaaacagtgaaaaatgtttccCTCCCCTTTGCTCAGCTTTCATTACATTTGGAGGTACAGAAGCATacagaaatgctattttttcaatgaagtaaaaatgtaaaatttccaTAAGCATGTATCACTTTCAGTACAATTTCAATTTACATTAAGTTTCTGAGCTTTCAGGTTTCTCAGGACTTAGGACTCCCAAcctactgaaaaacaaaaaacctctccCACCAAAATCCtgtactttattaaaaaataaccctACAAGCAACCCACCAAGTAATTGGAACCATCTCCATAAAACTCTGTGAAAtaggagaaagggggaaaaaaaaggaaaaaatatccaaacaTACACCCCACAAACTGccaaaaactgaggaaaaataaaatcccatgCCAAAACTACTGAAGAACAGGGATGgggaaaaccacaaaaagaTGCTGTAGAAATTTACCACCAACAAAACCTCCTGCTGGAAATAGAAGACCCAAACTGCTCTGCTAATTGCTATTTGCTGTACTGCTGCTTACCACCTACATAAGTGTCCTCATAACAGATGCACAGCCAGTAACATCTTATCAGGCATAATCCACACTAAGCAGCTACAGGTAGCAGAGAACAAATGCAGCATTGTTAGGGGAGTGGCACGAACCTGATTCAGAAGCTGGCTCTGCTGTAAAGGCGGAAGCATGGCTGTTAATGTCAACACAAGTAATGCCAGGTCAGCAGTCCCTAACATAGGAACATGTACGTATTCAACTGTAGGCTTCAGTGGGAGTCTAgcatcttctaaaaaaaaaaagctctcagCACCCATAGCACCAGAATCCACTGGACCCACAAGAGGACTCCATGAGAAGCTCTTCTATACAGCTTGGTTCTTACTGCAAGCTGACCATAAGAAATCATTTGACCTCTTTATATGGTATCATTTCTGAGCAGTCTCAAGCACCTACAGAGTATTTAGAACAAGTATGAATAAATTAATGCATTGAGGTGTCTTTCCTAACCATATATAGTTTCATCTTGCATCTGCCTTTAGGAGGTGTCTAATGACTTACTCCCTGACTAAAGCACAAGGTATGTCCGTACCCCAAAACAAGGTAGCTTCTTGAAGTCATTTGAACTGtttcccacaaaacaaaaagttaattCTAAACTTTTTTGAGGGAGCTAAACACTTAGCAAACCATAACCGGGGCCAGTAACTTTTGACTACCAGCAAGAGATCCACTTCCATATCTGCTTCTCCTGTGTCCTGGCCACCGTGCAGAAGGAAGTATTTTTGATGAAGGTACTGTATTCTTCACTTACCTCTCACTTGGGTGAGAGGCTTTATTTTTGATGAAATCAACTTACCAGTTTCTTTATAAGACACTATCTTTGGATCAATGCCCATAGGTACAATTTCTTTGAATACTCCAACTCGAAGGTCTGGGAAACAGTGAGCTCCTCCTGCACTGCTCTAGGAAATTAAACACAAAAACAATCCACCAAAATTTGCCACATGTCAAGATGAAAATTATCCACTCACTTTGATTTCTACAGCTCACTAGAATATCAAAGTTTCTTAGTGGCTGAGGGAAATAAATGTCTCTCCTGCTGACATCCACACTCTAAATCCTGAGGTTTAGGCAGTGGACCCCTACCATGACCAGGCAGACAGGTGTCTTAGGCCCACTGACTATTCTGCATGTAGACAGGCGCCATTTGGCACGAGGAGCGAAGTAACcaaggagcaggaaggagaacAGATCTTCATCAGAAACGAAATGCCACTAGCACCTATCATGAGAAAGTCAAGGCCCATACAGAGCATGTTGATTCTGACAGGAACCTTAAATAATCTCCTCCAGTAATGGATCATGTCGACACATCTGAGCCCTGTAGTTCTCTTCAGCCCCTCTAACCCCTGACACAAGCACAGCTAGGCCTCCAGTCATGACATATGTGATGGGAACTGCAGTGGTTCATGGGCATGAAAGAGATGTATGGGAGGTCAGTCAGCCTCAAGATTTGTTAACAGTGGAGTCTGACacctcctcaccccccccacAAACTCAAGTGCAGGATTTCCCCTTTGGAGGTCTCGGCAAGCTCTTTTTGGTAGGCACCCCTACTGCAGGTGACAGGACATGAGAATTTCAGCAGGGCTGAGCCTCAAATGTGGCTTTGGCACCATCAGGCATATAAACACTCAAACAAAAACGCAGTGCTGTGCACCGCTGTCCCGGTTATCACAGAAATCAGTCTGCAGCAACTACAGTGGCTACTATTTTTGTAGCCCCAAGTGCAATTTTCACTCCTTTATGCCCATGTCTTCATGGCACAGGGACCTGA
Encoded proteins:
- the TSTD2 gene encoding thiosulfate sulfurtransferase/rhodanese-like domain-containing protein 2 isoform X1, which codes for MVPGEAPPAGPGSPRGSAEAVAAKKQRAFARRKAFSQFVKAKEVPAAARCSAGGEGVRWRCCRQAFEELSGIHRHVALQHAGDIGQQAGLAAKQAAAEVSSSSGPAPAGSADGLHGCSHGSPEISCVLPDTSHVSYDDLTSKVGEVLLYYCYCEVKDPEKLCAWQKALCQHLHLTGKVRVASEGINGTVGGSKVAANLYIQVMLSQPLFKGILRQEDFKSSAGGAHCFPDLRVGVFKEIVPMGIDPKIVSYKETGIHLSPQEFHREVEQYLSQANQGQSNTILLDCRNFYESKIGHFQGCLAPDIRKFSYFPSYIDENLELFKDKRVLMYCTGGIRCERGSAYLRSKAVCREVYQLKGGIHKYLEEFPDGFYRGKLFVFDDRYAICSNEDIISACRYCGTLWDQYKLCSSQHCRQLVLTCPSCCNKGLTACCPVCQEKELKVTSRASGQTLKEECECTRRRPRVPIERVSQRMLDAGKD